In Desulfotignum phosphitoxidans DSM 13687, a single window of DNA contains:
- the tsaA gene encoding tRNA (N6-threonylcarbamoyladenosine(37)-N6)-methyltransferase TrmO has product MPHTFTPIATLYTCFKEKFGVPRQMNLVPAAKGQLVFDPAFANMDAVRDLEKFSHIWLIFVFHQTRDKTWSALVRPPRLGGNKKTGVFATRSPFRPNPIGISAVKLESVENSCDGPVLHLSGVDIVNETPVLDIKPYIPWADAIVRADGGFADKRPASRLQVIFSSEAQTQCRKMTKQIPNLASLITQILENDPRPGYRAGPTTKDKKIYGIRLYDLDVKWQITDGIARILSLDPIK; this is encoded by the coding sequence GTGCCCCATACCTTTACGCCCATTGCCACCTTGTACACCTGTTTCAAGGAAAAATTCGGTGTTCCCAGACAAATGAATTTAGTGCCTGCTGCCAAAGGACAACTGGTATTTGATCCGGCGTTTGCCAATATGGATGCGGTCCGGGACCTGGAAAAATTTTCCCATATCTGGCTGATTTTTGTATTCCATCAAACCCGGGACAAAACCTGGTCAGCCCTGGTCAGGCCCCCGCGCCTGGGAGGAAACAAAAAAACCGGCGTGTTCGCCACAAGATCCCCGTTTCGACCCAATCCCATCGGTATTTCCGCCGTCAAACTCGAAAGCGTGGAAAACAGTTGTGACGGACCGGTCCTGCATCTGTCCGGTGTGGATATCGTCAATGAGACACCCGTGCTGGATATCAAACCCTATATCCCCTGGGCAGATGCCATTGTCCGGGCAGACGGCGGTTTTGCCGACAAGCGGCCCGCTTCCCGGCTTCAAGTGATTTTTTCTTCTGAAGCACAAACCCAGTGCCGGAAAATGACCAAGCAAATTCCCAACCTGGCATCCCTTATCACCCAGATCCTTGAAAACGATCCCCGCCCCGGATACCGTGCAGGACCCACCACAAAGGATAAAAAAATTTATGGTATCCGCCTTTATGATCTGGACGTGAAATGGCAAATCACCGACGGAATTGCCCGGATTTTATCTTTGGACCCAATAAAATGA